GTTATGTGTGTGTGTGTGTGTGTGTGTGTGTGTGTGTTTTTTTTTTTTTTTTTTTTCTCCTGTTGAAAGCATGCCAGCCAGGTGGGGCAGGCGTGTTGGGTGTGCCCTCCAGGTCTCCAGCTTCTGTCACAGGAGAAGCTTTATGCCCAGGCCTGGGCAGAGCCTAGGAGCCCCGTGTACCCAGGCGGCCTTCAGGAAAAGTGGCAGGAGCACGGAGTGAGCTCTCCTGCCTCTCTCCTTTCCAGAAGACCTGCCAGTAACATTAATGGAACCGTCATTTTGAGGATATACCAAAAGCTCTTCAACCACTTCACCACAAACCAGTATACCGTTCCCCAAAAGCCTTCGCCATATTTTGGAATAATGTCGTCAAAAAAGGGTAAAGCGGTGGAGGTTTGATTAACGTCCAATTTAGACAAGTCCGAATGTTTTACTACTACACTACTGCCAACATATTTCCCAATCAAAGGGATCAGCAGTAGAATAAAGACGATGGTTAAAAACAGTCTTACCGCTACCATATACCATGGAAACAGGGAAAACAGCATACTCAACACGACTACATTCAATGTAGGAGAACTCACCATAGTCGCAAGGGAAGTTGCTACGCTGGCACCGCCTTTCCTCATGCCTTGTGCAATTGGGGCTGCACAATTCACACAAACCCCCAAGGGAGCTCCCAACAACATACCAAAACCTGCCTGTAGAAATTGGTTTTCAAGTGTCTTGTTCCTAATTAAGGAAAATACCATCATCAGCCCTGTGGCAAAAAGTACCCCGAAGGTCATCCCTTGCTTATTGGTATACATCCAGTTCAGGGTATTGAACCAGATTTCTTCATACCAAACCATATCGGCATCTATGAGGAATACTTCATCAAATCCGATACCTAATGTTGATGTTGCTCCTTCCATAATGGCCTTTTCATTCAACGCCGGATAGCGGGAAGATGTCCAGAAAAAATAAGCTAAAACACCAATGTATAGGCCAATTAGCAAGAATTTCAAAGTCGTGGGTCGGATTTTCAAATTACTGACAGTGACGGCTGATAAAGCAAATCAGTTCTAAATGGGGACGAAGATAATTGATAAACCCAATTGTTTTAAGCTTCTATCTTTGAATAAATTTCCATTGGAATGGTCTCCCGTATTAAGCCTAAGTACATCTTTCTTTGCCTAACACTATTGATCCCGGCACTTGTAGCTGTGTTGCCCGAAAAAGCAACCCCAAAGCCAATGACTTGGGTGCTGGACTATGAACTAGCCGCCGGAACACAACCTATGGTGGAGCTACTGGCAATGATCAACGCCTGGGTAGCAGAACAGGAAGTCATCAGAAAAAGTCCATCATGGAAACGGCAGTTAGCTAATTTCTTTTACGAATCTAAGGCCAGCAAAATGCTGACTGGCGTCTATAATCTCCAGGCTGGTAATACTGAAAAAGCCGTCAACACACTTTCAGAAATATCTCATCTGAACTGGAATACTGAATCCAGCGATGCACAATTGATGAGAAAAATCAATGAGTGGATGGCGATGAGCTACCTGAGGCAAGGCGAAGAACAAAACTGCATACTCGATCATAATGGCGCGTCTTGTGTAATGCCCATACAGGGCACCGGAATTTATGAATTAAAAGCACCTACATTGAAAGCGCTGGAAATCTATCACTTCCTGCTTTCCTTGTATCCGGATAACTATCGGTATCGTTGGTTGATGAATCTTGCTTACCAAACGCTTGGAGAATACCCCGAAAACGTACCGCAACAATGGCTCATCAACCCAAAAGCATTTGAAGATCTTGACTCGCTGGACAACTTTAGAAATATTGCTCCAATGCTGGGGGTAGATCATAATAGTTTGGCTGGCGGGGCTTGTTTAGAAGACTTTGATAATGATGGTTATCTGGACATGATGGTTTCCGGTAGGAAGCAAACGCAACTTACTTTTTATAAAAACGATGGAAAAGGTGGTTTTGAAAATCATACGGAAGATGCAGGGCTAACCGGTTTGACAGGAGGATTCAACCTCTTTCAGGCAGATTATAACAACGATGGCTATACTGACCTTTTCGTAGCACGGGGAGCTTGGCTCCACAATCATGGCCTTACACCCAATTCACTTTTGAAAAACAATGGAGATGGCACATTCAGTGATGTTACTGTAGAGGCTGGTGTGCTGAGCTTTAAACCAACACTTAATGTGGTTTGGGCCGATTTCAACAATGACGGTTGGTTAGATCTATTTGCAGGAAACGAGACTCGCGGGGACAAAGGAGATTATAGCAGTGAATTTTACCTCAACAATCAGGATGGTTCTTTCAAAGAAGTTTCACAGGAAGCAGGGTTGGGTATTACCACATTTGTAAAAGGCCTTGCTGCTGCTGATTACAATAACGATGGCTGGACAGATCTCTTCCTTTCCAATAAGGCGGGCAAAAACTATCTATATAAAAATCTGGGGCCTGATCAAAAGGGCCAGCTGTCGTTCGAAGATGTCGCTGCTCAGGCCGGAGTGGCTAACACAGATGCCAGTTTTACTTCCTGGTTTTGGGACTATGATAATGATGGAGATCAGGATTTATATGTTTCGGTCTACGGACCAAGAGACTCCAACTCAGTGGAAAGGGTAGCAAAATCGTACGATGGGGAAAAAATAAACTCCGTATGGCCGGCAATCTTCCGGAATAATGGTGATGGTACCTTTACGAATAAGGCGGAGGAACTAGGCATGACATTCCCACTTTTTACCATGGGAGCCAATTATGCCGACTTCAACAATGACGGGTACCTGGATATTTATTTAGGAACAGGAGAACCTAACTATATGGGCATTTATCCTAACCGTATGTTTTACAGTGATTATGGTGAATATTTTACAGATGTAACTTCGGAAAAGGGAGTAGGTCACATTCAAAAAGGACATGGTGTTGCAATCGGCGATATTGACAATGATGGAGATCAGGATATTCTGGCTCAAATGGGTGGTATGCTTTATGGAGACACTTTCCAAAATGCACTTTTTCAAAATCCGGGTGAGGGCGATAATAATTGGATCAATCTCAGGTTGGAAGGAGTTAATGCCAATAGAAGTGCGATTGGGACACAGGTTAGAATTTCTTATAGTTACGAAGGGAAGCGCAAGGATATTTATAGAACAATTTCGTCCGGGGGCAGCTTTGGAGCCAATTCTCTGCAACTGGAAGTTGGAGTAGGTAAAGCCACGCACATCGATAGTGTCCAGGTAAAATGGCAGGGCTCAAATGAATGGCAATTCTTCGACGGCCTTGCGGTAAATAGGACATATGCTTTAAAAGAGGGAGGAGAATTCCTAATTTCACCCTCTGGTCAGCAACCTGTACCAGAACTTAACGGACAAAGTCTACCGACCCATGAACACTAATCGTTTCTCAATTTTCCGCTGCTCCCCTTGAAAGCGAGTATTCGAAGATTTAAATACAAGGGCTTTTACCTGCTGAGACGCTTGCGGAAAGCACTTCGGAAAACCGCAAATGAGAAGGAAATATATGTCTACTCTTATCCGAAATCAGGTAGAACCTGGTTAAGGTTGATATTGGACACACTCAATGAAAAGGAGGTGTCCATTGCCTATGTACATGGGGATGCTGTCCCTAAAAAAGGGAAGCATTTTAAGGATATGACCTTCAACACCAAACTAAGAGATCGCAAGGTTATCTTTCTTTTACGAGATCCCAGGGATACGGTAGTTTCCGCGTATTACGATGCATTGCACCGTGATAAAATCTTCGATAAGGAGCTTGCCCAATTCGTAAGACACCCACGTTTTGGTATTGAGAAGGTACTTAGGTTCCATCAAATATGTTACGAAAACCAATCTTTGGTAGATCAGAGTATCCTGATTACCTATGAGGCTTTGAGAGCAGATACGATCGGAGAAATGCGCAAAATTCTACGACTTTTGGACTGGCAAGTATCTGATCAAAAATTACACGAAGCTATTGCCGACAGTTCCTTTCAAAATATGAGAAAAATGGAAGAAACTGGAGATATAAAACGAACCTATGCCTACGCACTTTCTCCGGGAAATCCGCAAAACCCGAATTCTTTCAAAGTGCGAAAAGGTCATGTTGGGGGATATAAAGAAGAACTCAGCGAAGAGGATATCCAATTTTGCAATAACATGATGAAAGTAAAACCAAACCCCTTTTATCAACTTTAAGCATGCTCTTTGACTCCTTCGATTTTGCGATTTTTTTGCCCCTGGTTTTCATGGGTTACTGGCTACTGTCCAGGAAGGACATACGCATCCAGAATTTATTTATTCTTGCTGCCAGCTATGTCTTTTATGGTTGGTGGGACGAACGTTTCCTTGCCTTAATTGCTATCAGCACGTTAGTTGACTTTTGGGTAGGAAGAAGCCTTTACACTGTTTCCTCTTCTAAAAAGCGCAAGACACTCCTATGGACCAGTATTGGGGTAAACCTGGGACTCTTGTTTTTTTTCAAATACAGTAATTTCTTTATTGAGAGCTTTACTGACACCTTTACCTTCTTTGGCTACGCCATCGGCTGGAGCGGTTTGGATATTGTTTTACCTGTAGGCATCAGTTTCTATACCTTCCAGACGATGAGTTATACCATCGATATTTACAGAGGTAAAATAACGCCGACAAAAGACCTCATTGCTTTCTCCGCTTTTGTAAGTTTCTTTCCACAATTAGTAGCTGGCCCTATCGAGCGCGCAACCAACCTGCTTCCCCAGTTTTATAAAAAACGTAAGTTTACAGAAAGCCAGGCAGTCGATGGGTTGCGGCAAATCCTTTGGGGTCTATTCAAGAAAATGGTGATTGCCGATAATTGTGCAGTCTTTGTTAATCAGGTTTTTGACAACTATGCTGATTATTCGGGGAGCACGCTCCTGTTGGCCAGTTGTTTTTTCTTTATACAAGTCTATGGAGACTTTTCAGGCTATTCAGATATCGCCATTGGTACGGGCAAATTATTCGGATTTTCTCTGACTAGAAATTTTGCCTTTCCCTTTTTTGCTACACAGATTACGGAGTTCTGGCAACGTTGGCACATTTCACTTACTACCTGGTGTCGTGACTACATTTACATACCACTGGGTGGAAACAGGAAAGGGAAGTGGAGGCAATTTTTTAACACGGTAGCGACCTTTTCCATCATGGGGCTATGGCATGGTGCTCAGTGGACTTATGTCATATGGGGAGTACTCAACGCGCTTTACTTCTTTCCCAGTATGTTCCTGTACAAAACGATAAGTCGTTTTACTCCAAAAATTATTCAACAAACTGCCTTGAGTAATGTTCTTGGTATGATCAACGTTTTTTTGGCTGTAGCTATTTCGTTGGTTTTCTTCCGGTCACCCGATCTCAAAAGCGCTCTGCTTTACTTCCAGGGTATATTTTCTAGTTCGCTCCTAGACATTCCTCAGCTTCCTGAAACTGAAGTGTTAGGTCTCCTAACTGCCTTCTTTGTGGTAGAATGGCTTCAACGTAATAAACAGCATACCCTTGAATTTGATAAAGGTCAACAATCCACACTTTTACGGTGGGGTGCTTATCTACTTATCGCTTTTCTGATCAATTGGTATGGTTACATTCCTAAGGAGTTTATTTATTTTCAATTTTGAAGGAGATGAAGCGGTTTGCCATAAAGTGTGCTCTTTTTCTGATGCTATTCATCGGTTTGCTTTTTTCTCAAAAGCTACTAGACCATTATACTCCATGGTATTGGGGATATGATGACCTGTACGTGAAGCTGAACTTTCTTCAAAAACAAAACATACAATATGATGTGCTGTTTCTGGGCAGCAGTCGAAG
This DNA window, taken from Cytophagales bacterium, encodes the following:
- a CDS encoding sulfotransferase domain-containing protein, coding for MRKALRKTANEKEIYVYSYPKSGRTWLRLILDTLNEKEVSIAYVHGDAVPKKGKHFKDMTFNTKLRDRKVIFLLRDPRDTVVSAYYDALHRDKIFDKELAQFVRHPRFGIEKVLRFHQICYENQSLVDQSILITYEALRADTIGEMRKILRLLDWQVSDQKLHEAIADSSFQNMRKMEETGDIKRTYAYALSPGNPQNPNSFKVRKGHVGGYKEELSEEDIQFCNNMMKVKPNPFYQL
- a CDS encoding CRTAC1 family protein, yielding MVSRIKPKYIFLCLTLLIPALVAVLPEKATPKPMTWVLDYELAAGTQPMVELLAMINAWVAEQEVIRKSPSWKRQLANFFYESKASKMLTGVYNLQAGNTEKAVNTLSEISHLNWNTESSDAQLMRKINEWMAMSYLRQGEEQNCILDHNGASCVMPIQGTGIYELKAPTLKALEIYHFLLSLYPDNYRYRWLMNLAYQTLGEYPENVPQQWLINPKAFEDLDSLDNFRNIAPMLGVDHNSLAGGACLEDFDNDGYLDMMVSGRKQTQLTFYKNDGKGGFENHTEDAGLTGLTGGFNLFQADYNNDGYTDLFVARGAWLHNHGLTPNSLLKNNGDGTFSDVTVEAGVLSFKPTLNVVWADFNNDGWLDLFAGNETRGDKGDYSSEFYLNNQDGSFKEVSQEAGLGITTFVKGLAAADYNNDGWTDLFLSNKAGKNYLYKNLGPDQKGQLSFEDVAAQAGVANTDASFTSWFWDYDNDGDQDLYVSVYGPRDSNSVERVAKSYDGEKINSVWPAIFRNNGDGTFTNKAEELGMTFPLFTMGANYADFNNDGYLDIYLGTGEPNYMGIYPNRMFYSDYGEYFTDVTSEKGVGHIQKGHGVAIGDIDNDGDQDILAQMGGMLYGDTFQNALFQNPGEGDNNWINLRLEGVNANRSAIGTQVRISYSYEGKRKDIYRTISSGGSFGANSLQLEVGVGKATHIDSVQVKWQGSNEWQFFDGLAVNRTYALKEGGEFLISPSGQQPVPELNGQSLPTHEH
- a CDS encoding MBOAT family O-acyltransferase encodes the protein MLFDSFDFAIFLPLVFMGYWLLSRKDIRIQNLFILAASYVFYGWWDERFLALIAISTLVDFWVGRSLYTVSSSKKRKTLLWTSIGVNLGLLFFFKYSNFFIESFTDTFTFFGYAIGWSGLDIVLPVGISFYTFQTMSYTIDIYRGKITPTKDLIAFSAFVSFFPQLVAGPIERATNLLPQFYKKRKFTESQAVDGLRQILWGLFKKMVIADNCAVFVNQVFDNYADYSGSTLLLASCFFFIQVYGDFSGYSDIAIGTGKLFGFSLTRNFAFPFFATQITEFWQRWHISLTTWCRDYIYIPLGGNRKGKWRQFFNTVATFSIMGLWHGAQWTYVIWGVLNALYFFPSMFLYKTISRFTPKIIQQTALSNVLGMINVFLAVAISLVFFRSPDLKSALLYFQGIFSSSLLDIPQLPETEVLGLLTAFFVVEWLQRNKQHTLEFDKGQQSTLLRWGAYLLIAFLINWYGYIPKEFIYFQF
- a CDS encoding permease; this translates as MKFLLIGLYIGVLAYFFWTSSRYPALNEKAIMEGATSTLGIGFDEVFLIDADMVWYEEIWFNTLNWMYTNKQGMTFGVLFATGLMMVFSLIRNKTLENQFLQAGFGMLLGAPLGVCVNCAAPIAQGMRKGGASVATSLATMVSSPTLNVVVLSMLFSLFPWYMVAVRLFLTIVFILLLIPLIGKYVGSSVVVKHSDLSKLDVNQTSTALPFFDDIIPKYGEGFWGTVYWFVVKWLKSFWYILKMTVPLMLLAGLLERREAGELTPCSCHFS